In Blastopirellula sediminis, the following proteins share a genomic window:
- a CDS encoding transporter gives MLVRHARTLIAVAIAAACLVAARSSECVAQEYFESPSPLTLTPPQVAPEVVDETFLNEEAWFNASQPPPVDLSWSQRLARMTAGRTQLEGGYSYLKGRGGSQHALPDMLLRYGWTDRLEIRLGWPGIVFTDGESHVLDPSFGVVYDMWGQDGYRPQMAIHVAAPLTMQGNPFAINSFQPVTEVLYSWQVGPRSTVSGSTGFALFNAGGDHYTQLQQSLSYDYILTDRIGTFVSWDMLSNHGSAYDTDQHMLGGGFSYLLNERWVLSWRTAFGVSESAPDFVNDLRFAYRF, from the coding sequence TTGCTAGTTCGCCATGCGCGGACGCTGATTGCGGTAGCGATCGCGGCGGCCTGTCTGGTCGCCGCGCGCTCCTCTGAGTGCGTCGCCCAAGAATATTTCGAATCTCCTTCCCCTCTGACCCTGACTCCGCCGCAAGTTGCGCCGGAAGTTGTTGACGAGACCTTCTTGAATGAGGAGGCCTGGTTCAACGCTTCGCAGCCGCCGCCGGTTGACCTGAGTTGGTCGCAGCGGCTCGCACGGATGACGGCGGGACGCACGCAGCTGGAAGGAGGCTACTCCTATCTCAAAGGGAGAGGAGGATCGCAGCATGCGCTGCCCGACATGCTGCTGCGCTACGGCTGGACCGATCGCCTGGAAATCCGGCTCGGCTGGCCGGGGATCGTCTTCACTGACGGCGAGAGCCATGTGCTCGATCCGAGCTTCGGCGTCGTCTACGACATGTGGGGACAGGACGGCTACAGGCCGCAGATGGCGATTCACGTCGCGGCGCCGCTGACGATGCAGGGAAACCCGTTCGCGATCAACAGCTTTCAGCCGGTGACCGAAGTCCTCTACTCATGGCAGGTCGGCCCGCGCAGCACGGTCAGCGGCAGCACCGGCTTTGCGCTGTTCAACGCCGGCGGCGATCACTACACGCAGTTGCAACAAAGCCTGAGCTACGACTACATCCTGACCGATCGGATTGGGACGTTCGTCTCGTGGGACATGCTGTCGAACCATGGCTCGGCGTACGACACCGATCAACACATGCTCGGCGGCGGATTCTCATACCTGCTCAACGAACGCTGGGTGCTGAGTTGGCGAACGGCGTTCGGCGTGAGCGAATCGGCGCCAGACTTCGTGAACGACTTGCGATTTGCATATCGCTTTTAG
- a CDS encoding arylsulfatase: MHAFLTLRKSLTVVACLLMIGSVAIAADGAKQPNVIFILADDMGYSDLGCYGGDIETPNLDKLAAGGLKFTNFYNTARCWPTRGALLSGYYAQQIHRDALPGLGGGGQASRQNWARLLPDYLKPHGYRSYHSGKWHIDGKVLDAGFDRSLDMRNQGNFFTAKGNFEDDKPVTPAADESGYYSTIAVVDHAIDCLKEHSDKYADQPFFHYVAFIAPHFPLHALPEDIAKYRDNYLKGWDKVREERFARQRELGLLHTSLSALEPEVGPPYDFPEAIKKLGPGEINRPLPWTELTDEQRRFQATKMAIHAAMVDRMDHEIGRLVEQLKAMGEYENTLIFFASDNGASAEIMVRHGGHDPSAPMGSAASYLCLGPGFSSAANTPFRRHKTWVHEGGISTPLIVHWPAGIKAKGELRNTPGHVVDIAPTILDAVGVEKPTEWDGEAIPAAPGKSLVPAFGEDVAIDRDFLWWLHEGNRAIRAGDWKLVAAKDDPWELYDLSVDRAESNNLAKQNPEKVKELEALWNQQLEASIELAKKTVKKPAKKK; this comes from the coding sequence ATGCACGCTTTCCTGACGCTTCGCAAATCACTCACTGTCGTCGCTTGCTTACTGATGATCGGTTCGGTAGCCATCGCCGCGGATGGCGCCAAACAGCCGAACGTCATCTTTATCCTCGCCGACGACATGGGTTATTCCGATCTCGGCTGCTACGGCGGCGATATCGAGACGCCGAATCTCGACAAGCTGGCCGCCGGCGGTTTGAAGTTCACCAACTTCTACAACACCGCCCGCTGCTGGCCGACTCGCGGAGCGCTTCTCAGCGGTTACTACGCCCAGCAAATTCATCGCGACGCGCTCCCTGGTCTTGGCGGGGGAGGGCAGGCCTCGCGCCAGAACTGGGCTCGGTTGCTCCCCGATTATTTGAAGCCGCACGGCTATCGCAGCTATCACAGCGGCAAATGGCACATCGACGGCAAGGTGCTGGACGCTGGGTTCGATCGTTCGCTCGACATGCGAAACCAAGGGAACTTCTTCACGGCGAAGGGGAATTTTGAAGATGATAAGCCGGTCACTCCCGCTGCGGACGAATCGGGCTACTACTCGACGATCGCGGTCGTCGATCATGCGATCGATTGCTTGAAAGAACATTCGGACAAGTACGCCGATCAACCGTTCTTCCACTACGTCGCCTTCATCGCGCCTCACTTCCCGCTCCATGCGTTGCCGGAAGATATCGCCAAGTATCGCGACAACTATCTGAAGGGCTGGGACAAGGTGCGGGAAGAACGTTTCGCGCGACAGCGCGAACTTGGTTTGCTCCACACTTCGCTTTCAGCGCTGGAGCCGGAAGTCGGCCCTCCTTACGATTTCCCCGAAGCGATCAAAAAGCTCGGCCCCGGCGAGATCAATCGCCCCCTTCCTTGGACCGAACTGACCGACGAACAACGTCGTTTCCAAGCGACCAAGATGGCGATCCACGCCGCGATGGTTGATCGGATGGATCACGAAATCGGCCGTTTGGTCGAACAGCTGAAGGCGATGGGGGAATACGAAAACACGCTGATCTTCTTCGCCTCGGACAACGGCGCAAGCGCCGAAATCATGGTTCGCCACGGCGGCCACGATCCGAGCGCCCCGATGGGAAGCGCCGCTTCTTACTTGTGCTTGGGCCCTGGCTTCTCGAGCGCCGCCAACACGCCGTTCCGCCGCCATAAGACCTGGGTGCACGAAGGTGGGATCAGCACGCCGCTGATCGTCCATTGGCCGGCCGGGATCAAGGCGAAGGGAGAGCTGCGCAACACGCCGGGCCATGTCGTCGACATCGCGCCGACGATTCTCGACGCGGTGGGAGTCGAAAAGCCGACCGAGTGGGACGGAGAAGCGATCCCGGCCGCTCCGGGCAAGAGTCTCGTTCCGGCGTTCGGCGAAGACGTCGCCATCGATCGCGACTTCCTCTGGTGGCTCCACGAAGGAAATCGCGCCATCCGCGCCGGCGACTGGAAACTGGTCGCCGCCAAAGATGACCCGTGGGAACTGTACGACCTGAGCGTCGACCGCGCCGAGTCGAACAACCTGGCCAAGCAGAACCCGGAAAAGGTCAAAGAACTGGAAGCCCTCTGGAACCAACAACTAGAGGCGTCCATCGAACTGGCCAAAAAGACGGTGAAGAAGCCGGCCAAGAAAAAATAG
- a CDS encoding ankyrin repeat domain-containing protein has translation MEETPESLEDSLVHEVWRQDLAAVQRLLDAGANPNIPGRNCSSAIMCAGENDETGEIVRALVAAGADVNLQDDSGWTPLHQAVDMAIDGANQMDRTEIDWTTVGVFLELGANPNLADKYGRTVADIASAYGDNAKQSFDDFLRTRGAG, from the coding sequence ATGGAAGAGACGCCTGAATCGCTGGAAGACTCGCTTGTCCATGAAGTCTGGCGGCAAGATCTCGCTGCCGTTCAGCGATTGCTAGACGCTGGCGCCAATCCCAATATCCCAGGGCGCAACTGTTCGTCGGCAATCATGTGCGCCGGCGAGAATGACGAAACCGGCGAAATTGTCCGCGCCCTGGTGGCCGCAGGCGCCGACGTGAATCTTCAGGACGATAGCGGTTGGACGCCGTTGCATCAGGCCGTTGATATGGCGATCGACGGAGCGAATCAGATGGATCGCACAGAAATTGACTGGACGACTGTGGGCGTTTTCCTTGAACTGGGGGCCAACCCCAATCTCGCCGACAAGTATGGCAGGACCGTCGCCGATATCGCGTCGGCTTACGGCGACAATGCCAAGCAGTCGTTTGACGATTTTTTGCGGACCAGGGGCGCAGGCTGA
- a CDS encoding methyltransferase family protein, with product MHPRTVVASYLLLQAAATAAWWLLLWLVPASAAWFQPANWPREALLGFWLGDLLLLVGGSLIAALFVMRDDRHARLAVWALAAAAWYPTLTCVGVSLLSGEAWIAAGLMVCLAGMTLAMATIYGTQEQSPALFRATPLAPQTACIWTSAQMAIFWSVFLGILPLAIVELQRYLGIAPFRIDGQSVIAALLFAAAASLGASSAYVMAKIGNGTPLPTAAAPKLVVVGPYRYVRNPMAIAGIGQAIAVGVFLESLPVIGYALLGAVIWHVAVRPAEEADLQQRFGANFVQYRKKVGIWAPRLSLRLLGSDVRTIGTGQ from the coding sequence ATGCATCCGCGAACTGTCGTCGCCAGCTACCTATTGCTGCAAGCTGCGGCGACCGCCGCGTGGTGGCTGCTGTTGTGGCTGGTTCCAGCGTCGGCCGCTTGGTTTCAGCCGGCCAATTGGCCGCGGGAAGCGTTGCTCGGGTTTTGGCTCGGCGACCTGCTGTTGCTAGTCGGCGGTTCGCTGATCGCGGCGCTCTTTGTAATGCGGGACGATCGCCATGCTCGGCTGGCGGTCTGGGCGCTCGCCGCGGCGGCCTGGTATCCGACGCTGACCTGCGTCGGGGTGAGCCTTTTGAGCGGCGAGGCCTGGATCGCGGCAGGCCTGATGGTTTGTCTGGCCGGAATGACGCTGGCGATGGCGACGATCTACGGCACGCAGGAGCAATCGCCGGCCCTGTTTCGCGCGACGCCGCTGGCTCCCCAAACCGCATGCATCTGGACGAGCGCCCAGATGGCCATTTTCTGGAGCGTCTTCCTGGGGATTCTGCCGCTGGCGATCGTCGAGCTTCAGCGGTATCTCGGTATCGCTCCGTTTCGCATTGACGGGCAAAGCGTGATCGCCGCACTCCTGTTCGCGGCGGCGGCGTCGCTGGGCGCCAGCAGCGCCTACGTGATGGCGAAAATCGGCAACGGAACGCCGCTCCCAACGGCCGCCGCGCCGAAGTTGGTGGTCGTTGGGCCGTATCGTTACGTGCGAAATCCGATGGCGATCGCCGGCATCGGGCAAGCGATCGCGGTCGGCGTTTTTCTGGAAAGTTTGCCGGTAATCGGCTACGCGCTGCTTGGGGCAGTCATCTGGCATGTCGCCGTTCGCCCGGCCGAAGAAGCCGATCTGCAACAGCGTTTTGGCGCCAATTTTGTGCAATATCGAAAAAAGGTTGGCATCTGGGCGCCGCGGCTCTCGCTCAGGCTGTTGGGGTCCGACGTGCGGACGATCGGAACGGGACAGTAG
- a CDS encoding MBL fold metallo-hydrolase: protein MQKTLFEIDAKPRESFYFDRGLFLLPGHLGLDVRRRQQFGFISHAHMDHAARHETVLCTPETAALVRHRIGETTYRVMPLGETLEFRGSRLTPLAAGHVLGSAMLLAETDEGSVLYTGDYRLGESYTAGEAQLPTADVLVMECTFGDPFYRLPPRSETIAKFLDLVDQAFRRGATPIIHAYVLGKAQEVTKILTDHGIRVQQQQDVYAISQIYTECGCDLGQYELYDGRPKTRHAIVTAPRSQRGCDVHGVVHAEHFAMTGWGWNPALAARYRCEHVIPLSDHADYNELLETIEQVAPQRIYCTHGPKRFVDDLRSRGHNAYWLG, encoded by the coding sequence ATGCAAAAAACGCTGTTTGAAATCGACGCCAAACCTCGCGAAAGCTTTTATTTCGACCGGGGGCTCTTTCTGTTGCCGGGGCATTTGGGCCTCGACGTCCGGCGCCGCCAGCAGTTTGGCTTCATTTCGCACGCCCACATGGACCACGCGGCCCGGCACGAAACGGTCCTCTGCACGCCGGAAACGGCCGCCCTGGTTCGCCACCGGATCGGCGAAACGACCTACCGTGTGATGCCGCTGGGCGAAACGCTCGAGTTCCGCGGATCGCGGCTCACTCCGCTCGCGGCCGGGCATGTCCTTGGCTCGGCCATGCTGCTGGCCGAAACCGACGAAGGGTCGGTCCTCTACACCGGCGACTATCGTCTGGGCGAATCGTACACCGCCGGCGAGGCCCAACTTCCCACCGCCGACGTCCTGGTGATGGAGTGCACCTTCGGCGATCCCTTTTACCGCTTGCCCCCGCGCTCGGAAACGATCGCCAAGTTTCTCGACCTGGTCGACCAGGCCTTTCGCCGCGGCGCGACGCCGATCATCCACGCCTACGTCCTGGGGAAAGCGCAAGAGGTGACCAAGATCCTGACCGACCACGGGATCCGCGTCCAACAACAGCAAGACGTTTACGCGATCAGCCAAATCTACACCGAGTGCGGCTGCGATCTGGGACAGTACGAACTGTACGACGGTCGCCCCAAAACGCGCCACGCAATCGTCACCGCTCCTCGTTCGCAGCGGGGCTGCGACGTGCACGGGGTCGTGCATGCCGAACATTTTGCGATGACCGGCTGGGGTTGGAACCCGGCGCTCGCCGCTCGTTACCGCTGCGAACATGTGATCCCCCTTTCCGATCACGCCGACTACAACGAACTGCTCGAAACGATCGAGCAAGTGGCCCCGCAGCGGATCTACTGCACGCACGGGCCCAAGCGATTTGTCGACGATCTCCGTAGCCGCGGGCACAACGCCTACTGGCTTGGTTAG
- a CDS encoding HNH endonuclease encodes MSAVAAASSSVKRSLWRSTVQQTRVRRLYKQGNRTRVKVLTWAAPKKNATHDELAREAFATLMRTFYDRGLKKGFVLRAGEVSYISILETGLADSGVCPLCDGKLDPRNRVIDHFFPQEGFPALTCFPDNLIPICDTCNGPRAKLAKPPYTPTIGGEVDVTDWFHPRWRTAQRQLVVRVARNGNRLELTVEPTNALFAPHVDNFVQLTNVHTTWSDRLRAALRQEQDEVESELRRLRIRGIAVDRTVVQETLIEKRDYYERKIGSEEYAYRNYGIYNYMANDHASIQEILAQVNE; translated from the coding sequence ATGAGCGCCGTCGCTGCGGCATCAAGTTCAGTGAAACGATCTCTTTGGCGATCCACAGTTCAGCAAACCCGCGTCCGACGACTCTATAAGCAGGGAAATAGGACACGCGTTAAGGTGTTGACATGGGCAGCACCCAAGAAGAATGCGACTCATGATGAATTGGCTCGCGAGGCGTTTGCCACGCTGATGCGAACCTTCTATGACCGAGGACTAAAAAAAGGGTTCGTGCTCCGCGCGGGTGAAGTCAGTTACATCTCAATCCTTGAGACGGGACTCGCCGACTCAGGAGTTTGTCCTCTTTGCGATGGAAAACTCGATCCACGTAACCGCGTTATTGATCATTTTTTTCCGCAAGAAGGTTTCCCCGCTCTCACATGCTTCCCAGACAATCTCATTCCGATTTGCGATACCTGCAATGGTCCCCGGGCCAAGCTTGCGAAACCTCCATACACACCAACTATTGGCGGCGAAGTTGATGTGACAGATTGGTTTCATCCCCGTTGGCGTACGGCACAACGACAATTGGTCGTTCGAGTAGCCCGAAACGGTAATCGACTTGAACTAACCGTAGAACCTACCAATGCCTTATTTGCTCCCCACGTCGATAACTTTGTGCAGCTGACCAACGTCCACACGACCTGGTCGGATCGTCTACGCGCAGCCCTCAGGCAGGAACAAGACGAAGTCGAATCGGAACTGCGAAGATTGCGGATACGAGGCATTGCAGTCGATCGAACCGTGGTTCAGGAAACGCTGATCGAGAAACGAGATTACTACGAGCGAAAGATTGGCTCCGAAGAATACGCTTATCGAAATTACGGCATCTACAACTACATGGCCAACGATCATGCATCCATTCAGGAGATACTGGCGCAAGTAAATGAGTGA
- a CDS encoding AAA family ATPase, producing the protein MRLRYLHISNYGVLTDLRVHFDRERIFREHEKLMRVGDLHFVVGLNGTGKSSLLRALYETFRWLEGVNRDLINSRTPFPFPVTLVYDLPLPNRKDGDRTCIFHHEGQSVSDGFFFAAMSPLNEADHGDWNGWIEWLKPYANPNTPEQMSGLVPSDKLQGNGQVRASLPDPLLVYTSGSLAVWDRVREPDLPDQDLNEIISVVSDDERPRGWDVHRELALPEDHVGQSERGELRKFTDPSTQTGESHCQLLKPIALKLAALAVSLTQASSEMPRLASNELEEVWRHELAEQIATQPPSDVVSEKTARSLLNYADWWYPTHLSMEYRPSPDKLNAETHAQQLVLCALAEEVIRQPLGRMQMVIYLGPRTITLSDKIAAVYGDRDIPIQVQEVVNRVEGSTSGAQAVVRTLCRLTPNKHGNLDPERARWEIFQTLHSWHNARLLDDVTVTIRRITKMEAIDGELDDVVVTWEDLSDGEQMLLGRMSLLLLLSGRHGSLLLLDEPETHFNDSWKREIIDIVDDNILRTTAAHVIVSTHTSIALTDAFASEIIRLIRSNGRAEFKPVSFASFGAEPGRVMLNVFNMPEAIGSRAEEVLRILLEETNWQGRRSLLEHVVAEVGGGWPRARLREILEEL; encoded by the coding sequence ATGCGGCTCCGGTATCTCCACATTTCGAACTACGGTGTCCTGACCGACCTGCGAGTCCACTTCGACCGCGAACGCATCTTTCGTGAGCATGAAAAGCTGATGCGTGTTGGTGACCTGCACTTCGTCGTCGGTTTGAATGGCACCGGAAAGAGTAGCCTGCTGAGAGCGTTGTATGAAACCTTCCGCTGGCTGGAAGGAGTCAACAGAGACCTGATCAACTCTCGCACGCCGTTTCCTTTTCCCGTTACGCTGGTCTATGACTTACCGTTACCTAATCGAAAAGATGGCGATCGGACCTGCATCTTTCATCATGAAGGACAGTCGGTTTCTGACGGTTTCTTTTTTGCTGCGATGTCACCATTGAACGAAGCAGATCATGGGGACTGGAATGGCTGGATCGAGTGGTTGAAACCGTATGCCAATCCGAACACTCCCGAGCAGATGAGTGGGCTCGTTCCCTCCGACAAATTGCAGGGCAATGGACAGGTGCGAGCCAGCCTACCCGATCCGTTGCTGGTCTACACATCCGGCTCCCTGGCAGTCTGGGACCGTGTTCGTGAGCCCGACCTTCCGGATCAGGACCTGAATGAAATTATTTCTGTTGTCAGCGATGACGAACGCCCCCGTGGCTGGGACGTTCATCGGGAACTTGCGTTGCCGGAGGATCATGTGGGGCAAAGCGAACGCGGCGAACTGCGCAAGTTTACCGACCCTAGTACTCAGACCGGTGAATCTCACTGCCAACTGCTGAAGCCAATCGCCCTCAAGCTGGCGGCCCTTGCCGTAAGCCTCACTCAGGCTTCAAGCGAAATGCCTCGACTCGCCAGCAACGAGTTGGAAGAAGTGTGGCGACATGAACTGGCAGAACAAATCGCGACACAGCCACCAAGTGACGTGGTCAGCGAGAAGACAGCCAGATCACTACTGAATTACGCAGACTGGTGGTATCCGACACACTTGAGCATGGAGTACCGCCCGAGCCCAGACAAGCTGAATGCGGAAACTCACGCACAACAACTTGTGCTGTGTGCACTTGCCGAAGAAGTGATTCGGCAGCCGCTGGGGCGAATGCAGATGGTGATCTATCTCGGACCACGAACTATCACACTCTCCGACAAGATCGCGGCAGTCTACGGTGATCGAGACATCCCGATTCAAGTTCAGGAAGTTGTCAATCGGGTGGAAGGTTCAACATCGGGCGCTCAAGCGGTAGTTCGAACGCTTTGCCGCCTTACCCCCAATAAGCACGGCAATCTCGATCCCGAGCGTGCCCGCTGGGAAATCTTTCAAACGCTGCACTCTTGGCACAATGCGCGCTTGCTAGATGATGTGACGGTTACAATTCGCCGCATCACCAAAATGGAAGCCATCGACGGCGAACTAGATGATGTCGTTGTGACATGGGAAGACCTGAGCGATGGCGAGCAAATGCTGCTCGGACGAATGTCGCTGTTGTTATTGCTCAGCGGTCGTCACGGTAGTCTTCTTCTGCTCGACGAGCCGGAAACCCATTTCAACGACTCATGGAAACGCGAGATCATCGACATCGTCGACGATAACATCCTGCGCACAACCGCCGCTCACGTCATCGTTTCCACGCACACAAGCATTGCTCTGACAGACGCCTTCGCGAGCGAAATCATTCGACTGATCCGAAGTAACGGCAGAGCTGAGTTCAAGCCTGTGTCGTTCGCTTCGTTTGGAGCAGAACCCGGTCGGGTCATGCTCAACGTCTTCAACATGCCGGAGGCGATTGGAAGTCGAGCTGAGGAAGTGCTGCGAATTCTGCTGGAAGAAACGAACTGGCAGGGCAGACGCTCGTTGCTGGAGCACGTTGTCGCCGAGGTCGGCGGCGGATGGCCCAGAGCACGCCTTCGAGAAATCTTGGAGGAACTCTGA
- a CDS encoding restriction endonuclease subunit S — protein MFRTEWPVARLSQLLTDVQPGFARDPGDGDVGIAQLRTNNVDRNGELSLETVKRVDASEAELTKYSVTPGDVIFNNTNSPELVGKTAFFDLDGDWVLSNHMTRLRVNPEVVDPKFLARVLHFYWGMGFSGRRGKQWVNQAAVDARALSTFPIPLPTLSEQRRIVETLDEARDIRQLRQQAYGLTADLIPAIFHDMFGEELSEVQYVRLGAITSEIQYGTSTASAETGYTTLRIPNVVGDTVSYDELVTVPLSEAEAKKYFLSDHDMLFVRTNGNPEYVGRSAVFNRQLANEAGLNEQEVIFASYLIRLRLKEDSFEPEFVASYLRTPIGRRDVMRQSKTSAGQFNINTQGLKGLAIPAVPRDRQLRFIEVVREIDDLKRSLMYESQCIDLKLNRSLLAHAFSGELTAEWREANRELLEQEAAKRDKWLHEAGVKLTVADTKIEVKAKDQDDRHEDLNREQHELLRQIQSLELDASAGTFTLSTLTDSLVEPLDKLSVATVRRHLDVLTARGLVKSISRRAGAGGSIDVAFGNAYRLPKNNKQAVKTDSEADEVRMTELDRMSRQGRVFHETLTDQLTLSEKIAATSERLSAGNLAPVSGLYQEIGPDGELGKTVSIEKGKSLPPPSLEGGVYVKKGDE, from the coding sequence ATGTTTCGCACCGAATGGCCGGTAGCCCGTCTGTCGCAGTTGCTTACTGATGTCCAACCTGGTTTCGCACGTGATCCTGGAGATGGTGACGTTGGCATTGCTCAGCTAAGAACAAACAACGTGGATAGGAATGGCGAGCTTTCACTTGAGACAGTGAAACGCGTCGACGCGTCGGAGGCTGAGCTTACGAAGTATTCCGTGACGCCTGGTGACGTGATTTTCAATAACACCAACAGCCCAGAGCTTGTTGGCAAAACCGCATTCTTTGATCTTGATGGCGATTGGGTCTTGTCCAATCACATGACGCGGTTGCGCGTCAATCCTGAGGTGGTCGATCCCAAGTTCCTCGCGCGAGTGCTTCACTTCTACTGGGGCATGGGATTCTCGGGGCGACGGGGCAAACAATGGGTAAATCAAGCTGCGGTTGACGCACGCGCGCTGTCGACGTTCCCCATTCCACTTCCTACGCTGAGTGAGCAGCGGCGAATTGTGGAGACTCTGGACGAGGCGCGTGACATCCGACAACTCCGCCAGCAGGCCTACGGCCTCACTGCCGATCTTATCCCCGCCATCTTCCATGACATGTTCGGCGAAGAGCTTTCGGAAGTGCAGTACGTGCGACTTGGAGCCATTACGAGCGAAATTCAGTATGGAACGTCTACTGCATCCGCCGAAACGGGGTACACAACACTCAGGATTCCAAACGTAGTTGGCGACACTGTTTCCTACGATGAACTAGTAACAGTTCCACTCTCAGAAGCAGAGGCTAAGAAATACTTTCTTAGCGATCACGACATGCTTTTCGTACGGACCAATGGAAATCCTGAGTATGTGGGTCGAAGTGCTGTCTTCAATCGTCAGCTCGCTAATGAAGCTGGATTGAACGAGCAAGAAGTCATTTTCGCTTCGTATCTCATAAGACTTCGTTTGAAGGAGGATTCGTTTGAACCCGAGTTTGTTGCTTCGTATCTCCGCACACCGATTGGCCGACGAGACGTCATGCGACAGTCGAAGACGTCAGCTGGGCAATTCAACATCAACACTCAAGGTCTTAAGGGTTTAGCAATTCCGGCGGTTCCACGAGATCGACAATTGCGATTCATTGAGGTCGTTAGAGAAATAGATGACTTGAAGCGGTCGCTGATGTACGAATCACAATGTATTGACTTGAAATTGAACAGATCACTTCTCGCGCACGCTTTCAGCGGCGAACTGACAGCTGAATGGCGGGAAGCCAATCGTGAATTGCTCGAACAGGAGGCGGCGAAACGTGACAAATGGCTACATGAAGCAGGCGTCAAACTGACCGTCGCTGACACCAAAATCGAAGTCAAAGCGAAAGATCAGGACGATCGGCACGAAGACCTCAATCGGGAACAGCATGAACTACTCCGCCAAATTCAATCGCTTGAACTCGATGCCAGCGCCGGCACGTTCACCTTGTCGACGTTGACGGATTCGTTGGTCGAGCCGCTCGACAAGCTCTCGGTCGCAACCGTCCGACGCCACCTCGACGTGTTGACCGCTCGCGGCCTGGTCAAATCCATTAGCCGGCGGGCTGGTGCTGGCGGCAGCATTGATGTCGCCTTCGGCAACGCCTATCGCCTGCCGAAGAACAACAAACAAGCTGTGAAAACCGATTCCGAAGCTGATGAAGTGCGAATGACAGAACTCGACCGTATGTCCCGACAGGGCCGAGTGTTTCATGAAACGCTAACTGATCAACTGACACTTTCCGAAAAGATCGCCGCGACGTCGGAACGGCTTAGCGCTGGAAACCTGGCTCCCGTTTCCGGCCTGTACCAAGAGATCGGTCCGGATGGTGAGCTTGGTAAAACAGTTTCGATCGAGAAAGGCAAAAGCCTTCCACCACCGTCGCTTGAGGGTGGAGTGTACGTAAAGAAGGGAGACGAGTGA